Proteins co-encoded in one Dyella japonica A8 genomic window:
- a CDS encoding isocitrate dehydrogenase, with the protein MSKTIAVIPGDGIGPEIMNATLRVLDALDCGLSYEFVDAGMVALEKSGDLLPQPTLDAIAKHKVALKGPLTTPVGGGFTSINVTLRRHFDLYANVRPAISFPGTKARFDNIDIITVRENTEGAYLSEGQTLSEDGETAISMIRNTRKGSSRIVRYAFELAVKKGRKKVTAVHKANIIKTASGLFLNVAREIAKEYPQIEFSEMIVDNACMQLVMKPEQFDVIVTTNLFGDILSDLCAGLVGGLGLAPGDNIGTEAAIFEAVHGSAPDIAGKGIANPCALLLAAADMLDHLGMVDKGDKVRNAIRDTMTNDRDSVTPDIGGKGTTTSFGDAIVKRVKA; encoded by the coding sequence ATGAGCAAGACCATTGCCGTGATTCCGGGCGACGGTATCGGCCCCGAGATCATGAACGCCACGCTGCGCGTGCTCGATGCCCTGGACTGCGGCCTGTCCTACGAGTTCGTCGATGCCGGCATGGTTGCCCTGGAGAAGAGCGGCGACCTGCTGCCGCAGCCGACACTCGACGCCATCGCCAAGCACAAGGTGGCCCTGAAAGGCCCGCTGACCACCCCGGTGGGCGGCGGTTTCACCTCGATCAACGTCACCCTGCGCCGCCACTTCGACCTGTACGCCAACGTGCGTCCGGCGATCAGCTTCCCGGGCACCAAGGCGCGCTTCGACAACATCGACATCATCACGGTGCGCGAGAACACCGAAGGTGCGTACCTGTCCGAAGGCCAGACCCTGTCCGAAGACGGCGAAACCGCCATCTCGATGATCCGCAACACCCGCAAGGGCTCCAGCCGCATCGTGCGCTACGCCTTCGAACTGGCCGTGAAGAAGGGCCGCAAGAAGGTGACGGCCGTGCACAAGGCCAACATCATCAAGACCGCGTCGGGCCTGTTCCTCAACGTGGCACGCGAGATCGCCAAGGAATACCCGCAGATCGAGTTCAGCGAGATGATCGTTGACAACGCCTGCATGCAGCTGGTGATGAAGCCGGAGCAGTTCGACGTTATCGTCACCACCAACCTGTTCGGCGACATCCTGTCCGACCTGTGCGCCGGCCTGGTGGGCGGCCTGGGCCTGGCGCCGGGCGACAACATCGGCACCGAGGCGGCCATCTTCGAGGCCGTGCACGGTTCGGCTCCGGACATCGCCGGCAAGGGCATCGCCAACCCGTGCGCGCTGCTGCTCGCTGCCGCCGACATGCTCGACCACCTCGGCATGGTCGACAAGGGCGACAAGGTGCGTAACGCGATCCGCGACACCATGACCAACGACCGCGACAGCGTCACGCCGGACATCGGCGGCAAGGGCACCACGACCAGCTTTGGCGACGCCATCGTCAAGCGCGTCAAGGCCTGA
- the thiD gene encoding bifunctional hydroxymethylpyrimidine kinase/phosphomethylpyrimidine kinase, whose product MPHASPPIALTIAGSDSGGGAGIQADLKTFHARGVHGLSVIAAITSQNTRGVTAVHTVPTKHIHSQLEAIFDDFPIGAVKTGMLGSAAVTRLVAKEMRARKPAWLVVDPVMISTSGARLLDEDAVQAMVEQLIPLADVLTPNLPEAEALLGRKLRKAKDFDSAGEALLALGARAVLLKGGHSDEREVVDRLYDERGVMELRHRRLPIEGHGTGCTLASAIAAELAKGQAPRSAVRRAVAYVQRALERSYRPGGGQAHVLGH is encoded by the coding sequence ATGCCCCATGCCTCCCCGCCCATCGCCCTCACCATCGCCGGCTCCGACTCCGGCGGCGGCGCCGGCATCCAGGCCGACCTGAAGACCTTCCACGCACGCGGCGTGCATGGCCTCTCCGTCATCGCCGCCATCACCTCGCAGAACACGCGCGGCGTCACCGCGGTACACACCGTTCCCACCAAGCACATCCACAGCCAGCTTGAAGCTATCTTCGACGACTTCCCCATCGGTGCGGTGAAGACCGGCATGCTGGGCAGCGCCGCCGTGACCCGGCTGGTGGCGAAGGAAATGCGCGCGCGCAAGCCGGCATGGCTGGTGGTCGACCCTGTGATGATCTCTACCAGCGGCGCACGCCTGCTCGACGAGGACGCCGTGCAGGCGATGGTGGAACAACTGATTCCACTGGCCGACGTGCTCACGCCGAACCTGCCGGAAGCCGAGGCACTGCTGGGCCGCAAGCTGCGCAAGGCCAAGGACTTCGACAGCGCCGGCGAGGCACTGCTCGCCCTCGGCGCGCGGGCCGTGCTTCTCAAAGGCGGCCACTCCGACGAGCGCGAGGTCGTCGACCGCCTCTACGACGAGCGCGGCGTGATGGAGCTGCGCCATCGCCGCCTGCCCATCGAGGGGCATGGCACCGGCTGCACGCTGGCTTCGGCCATCGCGGCGGAGTTGGCCAAGGGGCAGGCACCCCGCTCAGCCGTGCGCCGCGCCGTGGCCTACGTACAACGTGCGCTGGAACGCAGCTACCGCCCGGGCGGAGGGCAGGCCCATGTGCTCGGCCATTGA
- the grxC gene encoding glutaredoxin 3: MPKIEVYSTAVCPYCVSAKNLLKSKGLEWTEVRIDLDPSQRELMLARSGGRRTVPQIFINDHHVGGFDDLVAADRSGKLAELLETTA, translated from the coding sequence GTGCCCAAGATTGAGGTCTATTCCACCGCGGTGTGTCCGTACTGCGTATCCGCCAAGAACCTGCTCAAGTCCAAGGGGCTGGAGTGGACCGAGGTGCGCATCGATCTGGACCCGTCCCAGCGCGAGTTGATGCTGGCGCGCAGCGGTGGCCGCCGTACCGTGCCGCAGATTTTCATCAACGACCACCACGTGGGTGGTTTCGACGACCTTGTGGCCGCCGACCGCAGCGGCAAGCTGGCCGAGCTGCTGGAGACCACCGCATGA
- the sigJ gene encoding RNA polymerase sigma factor SigJ: MDHATATFQKHRPRLLGLAYRMLGTQADAEDVLHDAWLRWHQQDADALDDAEAWLVTVTTRLSLDRLRRAKTERQHYTGPWLPEPLVEETEQPEAELERVESLSLSFLALLERLSPEERAAFLLVQVFDYSHAETAAMLQIAEDACRQRVHRARQRLREGRPRFTHSPDAQRRLLEKFRDALESASVESLQALFAEDAVHLADGGGKATATLRPLHGGERLVRLYAIIAQRYRHLSIVHRLQWLNGAPALLTWVDARLATVAWIETDGERITSIHSLRNPEKLARLEAVTNPQAGASLV; encoded by the coding sequence ATGGACCACGCCACCGCCACCTTCCAGAAACACCGCCCCCGCCTGCTGGGGCTGGCCTACCGCATGCTCGGCACCCAGGCGGATGCCGAAGACGTACTGCATGACGCCTGGCTGCGCTGGCACCAGCAGGATGCCGATGCGCTGGACGATGCCGAAGCCTGGCTGGTCACCGTCACCACGCGGCTATCGCTGGACCGCCTGCGCCGCGCCAAGACCGAGCGCCAGCACTACACCGGCCCCTGGCTCCCGGAGCCGCTGGTGGAGGAAACGGAGCAGCCCGAGGCCGAACTGGAGCGCGTCGAAAGCCTCAGCCTGTCTTTTCTCGCCCTGCTGGAGCGTCTGAGTCCGGAAGAGCGCGCCGCATTCCTGTTGGTCCAGGTGTTCGATTACAGCCACGCAGAAACGGCCGCCATGCTGCAGATCGCCGAAGATGCCTGCCGCCAGCGCGTGCACCGCGCGCGCCAGCGCCTGCGTGAAGGCCGCCCGCGCTTCACGCATTCCCCGGATGCCCAGCGCCGGCTGCTGGAAAAATTCCGCGATGCGCTGGAAAGCGCCAGCGTCGAATCGCTGCAGGCGCTGTTCGCGGAAGATGCGGTGCATCTGGCCGATGGCGGCGGCAAGGCCACGGCAACGCTCAGGCCACTGCACGGCGGCGAACGCCTCGTGCGGCTGTACGCCATCATCGCCCAACGCTACCGCCACCTTTCCATCGTGCACCGCCTGCAGTGGCTCAACGGCGCGCCGGCGCTGCTCACCTGGGTGGATGCCAGGCTCGCCACCGTGGCGTGGATCGAAACCGACGGCGAGCGCATCACCAGCATCCACTCGCTGCGCAACCCGGAAAAACTCGCTCGACTGGAAGCTGTCACGAATCCGCAGGCCGGCGCGTCCTTGGTTTGA
- a CDS encoding carboxymuconolactone decarboxylase family protein yields the protein MSKRLSFMKYPQAMKPLFDFSQGVHESGLERPLVELVLMRASQINGCAFCMDMHSKDARAAGETEQRLYMLPGWREAPSVYSERESAALGWTEAVTRLGEHGVPDDVYDRARASFSEEELVGLTVIIGMINTWNRINVAFQTPAGNYKPAAKQAA from the coding sequence ATGTCCAAGCGTCTCTCTTTCATGAAGTATCCCCAGGCCATGAAGCCGCTGTTCGACTTCAGTCAGGGCGTGCACGAGAGCGGGCTGGAACGCCCGCTCGTGGAACTGGTGCTGATGCGCGCTTCGCAGATCAACGGCTGTGCGTTCTGCATGGACATGCACAGCAAAGATGCGCGAGCCGCTGGCGAAACCGAGCAGCGCCTGTACATGTTGCCCGGCTGGCGTGAAGCACCCTCGGTCTACAGCGAACGCGAAAGCGCCGCGCTGGGCTGGACAGAAGCCGTCACGCGGCTGGGCGAGCACGGCGTGCCCGATGACGTCTACGACCGCGCCCGCGCCTCCTTCAGCGAGGAAGAGCTGGTCGGCTTGACGGTGATCATCGGCATGATCAACACCTGGAACCGCATCAACGTGGCGTTCCAGACACCGGCAGGAAACTACAAGCCCGCCGCGAAACAGGCGGCCTGA
- a CDS encoding M48 family metalloprotease, with amino-acid sequence MSRFTPTRLLTALVCAGLTLGASAQDKDVRLPDLGSSANALISPQEAQDYGAAMLRQMRALDMVLDDPMLDDYINDLGYRLVSGSEKPKEHFSFFIAKDNIINAFAAPGGYIAVNSGLIIITNNESELAGVIAHEIGHITQNHLQRAFEASKKDTPLMALVLLGAIAAGAGAGAGDAAGAIFMGGQGLLMQRQINFTRKDEIEADRAGIQTLANAGYNPDAMAAFFGRMEDTLRVGSGGDLGGVPALLQDHPVSMDRISDAKARAGALVARQKQRPNGSTLDKAQWEKSTAPIAFVKDPTSIASRDAKGGLDTYLLMRERVRVLSGDAGKLASYYANNLQGEAGFDTPSNRYGYALALIRSNRGAKAVDELQPLLTAHPDNPIVRVAMADAKLQAGRRAEALAIYTELNRQSPRNRAIAMGYAKALTEGGTQDEARQAAAMVMPMLDNNDEPELYRTYARAAEKAGDPVRSGEAYADAAYLSGRPFDAMEQLKRLQQRPDLDYYARARIQARINDLTPLVMELRKRKIQTDDNPDGRSQQLQNGENCQGRLCFSATNAVR; translated from the coding sequence ATGAGCCGTTTCACCCCCACCCGCCTCCTGACGGCCCTGGTCTGCGCCGGTCTCACCCTCGGTGCGTCTGCGCAGGACAAGGACGTGCGCCTGCCCGACCTGGGCAGTTCGGCCAATGCGCTGATCTCGCCGCAGGAAGCCCAGGACTACGGCGCGGCCATGCTGCGCCAGATGCGCGCGCTGGACATGGTGCTCGACGACCCCATGCTGGACGACTACATCAACGACCTGGGCTACCGCCTGGTGTCGGGCAGCGAGAAGCCCAAGGAGCACTTTTCCTTCTTCATCGCCAAGGACAACATCATCAACGCGTTTGCCGCGCCCGGCGGCTATATCGCGGTGAATTCCGGCCTGATCATCATCACCAACAACGAGAGCGAACTGGCGGGCGTGATCGCCCACGAGATCGGCCATATCACGCAGAACCACCTGCAGCGCGCCTTCGAGGCCTCCAAGAAGGACACGCCGCTGATGGCGCTGGTCCTGCTGGGGGCGATTGCCGCGGGTGCCGGCGCCGGCGCGGGCGACGCTGCGGGCGCCATCTTCATGGGCGGCCAGGGCCTGCTGATGCAGCGCCAGATCAACTTCACCCGCAAGGATGAAATCGAAGCCGATCGCGCGGGCATCCAGACGCTCGCCAACGCCGGCTACAACCCCGACGCCATGGCGGCCTTCTTCGGGCGCATGGAAGACACCTTGCGGGTCGGCTCCGGCGGCGACCTGGGCGGTGTCCCGGCGCTGCTGCAGGACCACCCGGTCAGCATGGACCGCATCAGCGACGCCAAGGCCCGTGCCGGCGCGCTGGTCGCCCGGCAGAAGCAGCGCCCCAACGGCTCCACGCTGGACAAGGCTCAATGGGAAAAGAGCACCGCGCCGATCGCCTTCGTGAAAGATCCCACCTCCATCGCCAGCCGGGATGCCAAGGGAGGGCTGGATACGTACCTGCTGATGCGTGAACGCGTACGCGTGCTCTCCGGCGATGCAGGAAAACTCGCCAGCTATTACGCCAACAACCTGCAGGGCGAAGCCGGCTTCGACACGCCATCCAACCGTTATGGCTACGCGCTGGCGCTCATCCGCAGCAACCGCGGCGCCAAGGCCGTGGACGAACTGCAGCCCCTGCTCACGGCGCACCCGGACAATCCGATCGTCCGCGTCGCCATGGCCGACGCCAAGCTGCAGGCGGGCCGGCGCGCCGAGGCGCTGGCGATCTACACCGAGCTCAACCGGCAATCGCCACGCAACCGCGCCATCGCCATGGGCTACGCCAAGGCGCTGACCGAAGGCGGCACCCAGGATGAGGCCAGGCAGGCGGCGGCCATGGTGATGCCCATGCTGGACAACAACGACGAACCAGAGCTCTACCGCACCTACGCCCGCGCCGCCGAGAAGGCGGGCGACCCCGTGCGCTCAGGCGAGGCCTATGCGGACGCCGCCTACCTCTCCGGCCGCCCGTTCGATGCGATGGAGCAGCTCAAGCGCCTGCAACAGCGCCCCGACCTGGACTACTACGCCCGCGCCCGCATCCAGGCCCGCATCAACGACCTGACGCCGCTGGTCATGGAGCTGCGCAAGCGCAAGATCCAGACCGACGACAACCCGGATGGCCGCAGCCAGCAGTTGCAGAACGGGGAGAATTGCCAGGGACGCCTGTGCTTCAGCGCCACCAATGCGGTGCGCTGA
- the phoB gene encoding phosphate regulon transcriptional regulator PhoB — protein sequence MHKRILIVEDEASIRDMVAFALRKAGMDAIHAADARAAQLAIAEQVPDLILLDWMLPGTSGLDLARRLRKEELSREVPIIMLTARGEEMDRVNGLEAGVDDYVVKPFSTRELVARIKAVLRRSQGDDGSGMVELGGLRIDGPAHRVFAGEEPVTIGPTEYRLLYFFMTHPERVYSRAQLLDHVWGGSVYVEERTVDVHIRRLRKTLEPWKLDDMVQTVRGAGYRFSASV from the coding sequence GTGCACAAGCGCATCCTGATCGTCGAAGACGAAGCTTCGATCCGCGACATGGTCGCCTTCGCCCTGCGCAAGGCCGGCATGGACGCCATCCACGCCGCCGACGCGCGCGCGGCCCAACTGGCCATTGCCGAACAGGTACCGGACCTCATCCTGCTTGACTGGATGCTGCCCGGTACCAGCGGCCTCGACCTGGCGCGCCGCCTGCGCAAGGAAGAACTGAGCCGCGAAGTACCCATCATCATGCTCACCGCGCGCGGTGAGGAGATGGACCGCGTGAACGGCCTGGAAGCCGGCGTGGACGACTACGTCGTCAAGCCCTTCTCCACCCGTGAGCTGGTCGCCCGCATCAAGGCCGTGCTTCGCCGCAGCCAGGGCGACGACGGTTCGGGCATGGTGGAACTGGGCGGCCTGCGCATCGATGGCCCGGCCCACCGCGTGTTCGCCGGCGAAGAGCCGGTGACCATCGGCCCCACCGAATACCGCCTGCTGTACTTCTTCATGACGCATCCCGAACGCGTGTACTCGCGTGCGCAGCTGCTCGACCACGTGTGGGGCGGCAGCGTGTACGTCGAAGAGCGCACGGTGGACGTCCATATCCGTCGCCTGCGCAAGACACTCGAGCCGTGGAAGCTGGACGACATGGTGCAGACCGTGCGCGGCGCGGGTTACCGCTTCTCCGCCAGCGTCTGA
- a CDS encoding sterol desaturase family protein has product MAAWADPWASMLAWTCTHAVHPVLQWLHLSWLDSQASDIARYFLLTIAQVAIIALVLRPLESVWPAERWEQRRTTAIDGRYTLIKLFVVLPLFTYLVLFPLNQWMGGDSNGDGAGLVSIQQGVPWLAGHPLVLFLVYYAIYDFVLYVVHRLQHQIPWWWALHSLHHSQRQLSCWSNDRDHYLDDLLEALIVAGVGVLIGVAPTEYALLVLMGELLQNLGHANIRLHFGPVLGRVLVDPRYHRLHHMRVDPDQPTLHACNYAFVFPIWDILFGTALYGRAVRPTGVCDPMVDADNRHGMAGQQWTTLRRWWCAIRCRAGWVPGDVAFDERYRPVSVRHIDLHALEREGRPLRAAPEMRGPASGPA; this is encoded by the coding sequence ATGGCTGCATGGGCAGATCCGTGGGCCTCGATGCTTGCCTGGACGTGCACGCACGCCGTGCATCCCGTGCTGCAATGGCTGCATCTGTCGTGGCTGGACAGCCAGGCATCTGACATCGCCCGCTATTTTTTGCTCACCATCGCGCAGGTCGCCATCATTGCGCTGGTGCTGCGTCCGCTGGAATCGGTATGGCCGGCCGAGCGTTGGGAGCAACGCCGCACGACGGCCATCGATGGCCGCTACACCCTGATCAAGTTGTTCGTGGTGCTCCCGTTGTTTACTTACCTCGTGCTGTTTCCCCTCAATCAATGGATGGGAGGAGACAGCAACGGCGACGGCGCCGGGTTGGTGAGCATCCAGCAGGGTGTGCCATGGCTGGCGGGGCATCCGCTCGTGCTGTTCCTGGTCTACTACGCCATCTACGACTTCGTGCTGTACGTGGTGCACCGGTTGCAGCACCAGATCCCGTGGTGGTGGGCGCTGCACAGCCTGCATCACAGCCAGCGCCAACTCAGTTGCTGGTCGAATGATCGCGACCACTACCTGGACGATCTGCTCGAAGCGCTCATCGTCGCCGGTGTTGGCGTGCTCATCGGTGTAGCGCCGACGGAGTACGCGCTGCTGGTGCTGATGGGCGAGCTGCTGCAGAACCTGGGGCACGCCAACATCCGCCTGCATTTCGGCCCGGTGCTGGGGCGCGTGCTGGTGGATCCGCGCTATCACCGGCTCCATCACATGCGGGTGGATCCGGACCAACCCACGCTGCACGCCTGCAACTACGCCTTCGTTTTCCCGATCTGGGACATCCTGTTCGGCACGGCGCTCTATGGCCGGGCGGTGCGCCCCACGGGCGTATGCGATCCCATGGTGGATGCGGATAACCGCCATGGCATGGCCGGCCAGCAATGGACCACGTTGCGGCGCTGGTGGTGCGCCATCCGTTGCCGCGCCGGCTGGGTGCCGGGCGATGTGGCATTCGACGAGCGTTACCGGCCCGTTTCCGTCAGGCACATCGACCTGCACGCCCTCGAAAGGGAGGGGCGGCCGTTGCGGGCCGCCCCGGAGATGCGCGGCCCGGCATCCGGGCCCGCCTGA
- the phoR gene encoding phosphate regulon sensor histidine kinase PhoR has translation MMAPDSSPTSLKHDRFMTRSRRIASSLRDLRSAAGTLPDAVVLLDNEQHVRWFNHAAEDLLGLRRPQDRGAHLDERLSTTELATWLKEGAREPLNDVAAPGHPNRHINVTLLPFGRRQRLLLARDISHLTRLEQIRRDFVANVSHELRTPLTVIHGYLELIDPEDVPELAPVLNEMRAQSKRMGQIVEDLLTLSRLETQEHVQDERVQMTPLLATIRKEAEALSQGRHQITVESTAEADLLGSVKDLHSAFSNLVSNAVRYTPTGGRITIRWRRSSEGAVYSVTDTGYGIPASHLARLTERFYRVSSSRSRESGGTGLGLSIVKHVLNLHQARLDIQSEPGQGSTFSCWFSNERLMAPGTTDPD, from the coding sequence ATGATGGCGCCCGATTCGTCGCCGACCTCTCTCAAGCATGACCGTTTCATGACGCGTTCCCGCCGCATCGCCTCCAGTCTGCGCGACCTTCGCAGCGCCGCCGGCACCCTGCCGGATGCGGTCGTCCTGCTCGACAACGAGCAGCACGTCCGCTGGTTCAATCACGCCGCCGAAGACCTGCTCGGGCTGCGTCGCCCGCAGGATCGCGGCGCGCACCTGGACGAACGCCTCAGCACGACTGAACTCGCCACCTGGCTGAAGGAAGGCGCGCGCGAACCGCTCAACGACGTCGCGGCGCCGGGCCATCCGAACCGCCACATCAACGTGACGCTGTTGCCGTTCGGCCGTCGCCAGCGCCTGCTGCTTGCGCGCGACATCAGCCACCTCACCCGGCTGGAACAGATTCGCCGCGACTTCGTCGCCAACGTGTCGCACGAGTTGCGCACGCCGCTCACCGTCATCCACGGCTACCTTGAGCTGATCGATCCGGAAGACGTGCCGGAACTCGCGCCCGTGCTCAACGAGATGCGCGCGCAGTCCAAGCGCATGGGCCAGATCGTGGAAGACCTGCTCACGCTGTCGCGCCTGGAAACGCAGGAGCACGTGCAGGACGAGCGCGTGCAGATGACGCCGCTGCTCGCCACCATCCGCAAGGAGGCCGAGGCACTCAGCCAGGGCCGCCATCAGATCACCGTGGAGTCCACCGCCGAGGCCGACCTGCTGGGCTCGGTGAAGGACCTGCACAGCGCGTTCTCCAACCTGGTGAGCAACGCGGTGCGCTACACGCCCACGGGCGGGCGCATCACCATCCGCTGGCGCCGCAGTTCGGAAGGCGCGGTCTACTCCGTTACTGACACGGGTTACGGCATCCCGGCCAGCCACCTGGCCCGCCTCACCGAGCGCTTCTACCGCGTCTCCTCCAGCCGCTCGCGCGAAAGCGGCGGCACGGGCCTGGGCTTGTCCATCGTCAAGCACGTGCTCAACCTGCACCAGGCACGCCTGGACATCCAGAGTGAGCCGGGCCAGGGGTCGACCTTCTCCTGCTGGTTCAGCAACGAGCGGCTGATGGCGCCGGGAACCACCGACCCGGATTGA
- a CDS encoding aspartyl/asparaginyl beta-hydroxylase domain-containing protein: MILAPRLVLLALFALFVLCVLLVHLRGRAKLRFDRQLVDHSAVFAPYNLLMYAFSAVPAKPILDRRGFPQLDLLQANWQAIREEALHLFDEGYIRAAEKNNDASFNSFFKQGWKRFYLKWYGEPLASAEALCPRTVALLNSIPSVKAAMFALLPPGSKLNPHRDPFAGSLRYHLGLITPNSEECRIFVDGEIHSWGDGKDVVFDETYVHWAENRTDQTRVILFADVERPLRTRFMNAINHRVGAFMGKITASPNTESPEEKTGFVNRVFAMNQRSRERNRVFKKKFPKLFRAVKYVGMLAILWILFAAPWPFFG; encoded by the coding sequence ATGATCCTCGCCCCGCGCCTCGTGCTGTTGGCTCTTTTCGCACTGTTCGTGCTGTGCGTGCTGTTGGTGCACCTGCGCGGCCGCGCCAAGCTTCGCTTCGATCGCCAGCTGGTGGATCACTCGGCGGTGTTCGCGCCGTACAACCTGCTGATGTATGCGTTTTCCGCCGTGCCGGCCAAGCCCATCCTTGATCGCCGCGGCTTTCCTCAGCTCGATCTGCTGCAGGCCAACTGGCAAGCCATCCGCGAGGAAGCCCTGCACCTGTTCGACGAGGGCTACATCCGCGCGGCGGAAAAGAACAACGACGCCAGCTTCAACAGCTTCTTCAAGCAGGGCTGGAAGCGCTTCTACCTGAAGTGGTACGGCGAGCCGCTCGCTTCCGCCGAGGCGCTGTGCCCCAGGACGGTCGCCCTGCTCAATTCGATCCCGAGCGTGAAAGCGGCCATGTTTGCCCTGCTCCCGCCCGGCAGCAAGCTCAACCCGCATCGCGATCCGTTTGCCGGTTCGCTGCGCTACCACCTCGGTCTGATCACCCCGAATTCGGAAGAATGCCGCATCTTCGTCGACGGCGAGATCCACAGCTGGGGCGACGGCAAGGACGTGGTGTTCGACGAGACCTATGTGCACTGGGCGGAGAACCGCACCGACCAGACCCGCGTGATCCTGTTCGCCGACGTGGAACGCCCGCTGCGCACGCGCTTCATGAATGCGATCAACCATCGCGTCGGCGCCTTCATGGGCAAGATCACCGCCTCGCCCAACACGGAATCCCCGGAAGAGAAGACCGGCTTCGTCAACCGCGTGTTCGCCATGAACCAGCGCAGCCGTGAGCGCAACCGGGTCTTCAAGAAGAAATTCCCCAAGCTGTTTCGCGCCGTGAAATACGTCGGCATGCTGGCAATCCTCTGGATCCTCTTCGCCGCTCCCTGGCCCTTCTTCGGCTGA
- a CDS encoding carboxymuconolactone decarboxylase family protein, with protein MSNTTDQGSKDRVAEFTAFRQRMNERILSEDNQVVRRFFALDTQTYKPGALDVKTKELLGLVASMVLRCDDCISYHVAQCKEAGVTREEFFETFSVGLVVGGSIVIPHLRRAVDFLDQLESGEGATPAADHASHV; from the coding sequence ATGAGCAACACCACGGATCAGGGCAGCAAGGACCGCGTCGCCGAATTCACCGCCTTCCGACAGCGCATGAACGAACGCATCCTGTCGGAAGACAACCAGGTCGTCCGGCGCTTCTTCGCGCTCGATACGCAGACCTACAAGCCCGGTGCACTCGACGTGAAGACCAAGGAGCTGCTGGGCCTGGTGGCTTCCATGGTGCTGCGCTGCGACGACTGCATCAGCTACCACGTGGCCCAGTGCAAGGAAGCGGGCGTGACCCGCGAGGAATTTTTCGAAACCTTCAGCGTCGGCCTGGTGGTGGGCGGCTCCATCGTGATACCGCACCTGCGCCGTGCGGTCGATTTCCTCGACCAGCTGGAGTCGGGCGAGGGCGCCACGCCCGCGGCGGACCACGCCAGCCACGTCTGA